CCGGCTTTGGAGGACTTTATGACGGGTTTCGACATCTTCGCGATCGCATTTGTTCTGCTCGTCATCGTCACCCTGTTCGCGGGCGTCAAGACGGTGCCGCAGGGCTATGACTGGACCATCGAGCGGTTCGGCAAATACACCCGCACGCTGGCGCCGGGGCTCAACCTCATCATTCCCTATTTCGATCGCGTCGGCCGCAAGATGAACATGATGGAGCAGGTGATCAACATTCCCGAGCAGGAGGTGATCACCAAGGACAACGCCACCGTGACGGTGGACGGCGTCGCGTTCTTCCAGGTGTTCGACGCGGCGAAGGCGAGCTACGAGGTCGCCAATCTCGAGCAGGCGATCATCGTTTTGACCATGACCAACATCCGTTCGGTGATGGGATCGATGGACCTCGACCAGGTGCTATCGCATCGCGACGAGATCAACGAGCGGCTGCTGCGCGTGGTCGATGCTGCAGTGTCGCCGTGGGGGCTGAAGGTCAACCGCATCGAGATCAAGGACATCGTGCCGCCGGCCGATCTGGTGGAAGCGATGGGACGGCAGATGAAGGCCGAGCGCGTCAAGCGCGCCGACATTCTGCAGGCCGAGGGCCAGCGCCAGTCGGAAATCCTGCGCGCCGAAGGCGCCAAGCAGGGCCAGATCCTGCAGGCCGAAGGTCGCAAGGAGGCTGCGTTCCGCGACGCTGAAGCGCGCGAGCGCTCGGCCGAAGCCGAGGCCAAGGCGACGCAGATGGTCTCCGAAGCCATCGCCAAGGGCGACGTCGCCGCGCTGAACTATTTTATCGCCGACAAATACATCAAGGCGTTCGGGCAGCTTGCGGATTCGCCGAACCAGAAGGTCATCATGCTGCCGATCGAAGCGATGAGCATTTTGGGATCGCTTGCCGGCATCGGCGAGATCGCCAAGGCCACCTTCGGCGAAAGCGCGGCCTCCGCGGCAGCCGCTGCACGGCGGACGTCCTCGGTGCCGAACACCGGACCGACGCCACCGCCGGTCGCGCCGCAACGGTGAGCATCGATGCGGAAGTTCATTCTCGCTGATTAGAGGTTCGTGTCATGGCCGAGATGTTTTCTACCCTGGGCACCTGGAACTGGCTGATCTTCGGCTTCATCCTGATGGCGCTGGAGCTCCTGGCACCGGGTGTCTTCATGTTCTGGCTCGGGCTCGCGGCGCTGCTGGTCGGGCTCGTGTCGTTTGCGATCAACCCGTCCTGGCAGACGCAGCTCCTGATGTTTGCGGTGTTCGCGGTCGCCGCCGTGCCGGCGTGGCGCCACTTTGCGCGCAGCGCGTCCAGCCGCAGCGCGAGCAATCCATTCCTCAACAAGCGCACTGAAGCCCTGATCGGCCGCGAATTCACCCTGGAGAGGCCGATCGTCGACGGGACAGGCACGGTGCGGATCGACGACACGATCTGGCGCGTCGCCGGCCCCGACGCGCCAGCCGGCAGCCGCGTCAAGGTCGTGCAGGCCGATGGCGCGAGCCTGACGGTGGCGGCGGCTTAGCTTGCCACTCGCTTGCTCCACCGCTCGGCGAAGTGATGCAGGGGCAGGAAGCTTTCCAT
This portion of the Bradyrhizobium sp. AZCC 2262 genome encodes:
- a CDS encoding SPFH domain-containing protein, which translates into the protein MTGFDIFAIAFVLLVIVTLFAGVKTVPQGYDWTIERFGKYTRTLAPGLNLIIPYFDRVGRKMNMMEQVINIPEQEVITKDNATVTVDGVAFFQVFDAAKASYEVANLEQAIIVLTMTNIRSVMGSMDLDQVLSHRDEINERLLRVVDAAVSPWGLKVNRIEIKDIVPPADLVEAMGRQMKAERVKRADILQAEGQRQSEILRAEGAKQGQILQAEGRKEAAFRDAEARERSAEAEAKATQMVSEAIAKGDVAALNYFIADKYIKAFGQLADSPNQKVIMLPIEAMSILGSLAGIGEIAKATFGESAASAAAAARRTSSVPNTGPTPPPVAPQR
- a CDS encoding NfeD family protein, which translates into the protein MAEMFSTLGTWNWLIFGFILMALELLAPGVFMFWLGLAALLVGLVSFAINPSWQTQLLMFAVFAVAAVPAWRHFARSASSRSASNPFLNKRTEALIGREFTLERPIVDGTGTVRIDDTIWRVAGPDAPAGSRVKVVQADGASLTVAAA